In Flavivirga abyssicola, the following are encoded in one genomic region:
- a CDS encoding AAA family ATPase, with product MDENRESQDHQDFLPKSDTISSIDSSALDDTNNLQFQNRLDLSELQQSVNKIKQEVGKIIVGQKDMVDMLIASLLAKGHSLIEGVPGVAKTVTAKLLAKSLSVGFSRIQFTPDLMPSDILGTSVFNLKKSEFEFKKGPIFSNMILIDEINRAPAKTQAALFEVMEEQQITIDGNKFKLDAPFIVLATQNPVEQEGTYRLPEAQLDRFLFKIDVNYPNLDEEIEILSREHELKDKSKTDVVTSFLTGDQIVKYQNLVSQIVVEKHLLKYIAELIVATRSNQFLYLGASPRASIAILKSSKAFAAMSGRDFVTPEDIKRAAIPVLHHRVIVTPEREMEGVSSKQIIKQIIETVEIPR from the coding sequence ATGGACGAAAATAGAGAATCTCAAGACCACCAAGATTTTTTACCAAAATCAGACACCATATCATCAATTGATAGCAGTGCCTTGGATGACACCAATAATTTACAATTTCAAAATCGTTTGGATTTATCCGAACTTCAACAAAGTGTCAATAAAATAAAACAAGAAGTTGGTAAAATTATTGTTGGTCAAAAAGATATGGTAGACATGCTTATTGCATCGCTTTTAGCTAAAGGGCATTCCCTTATAGAAGGGGTTCCTGGTGTTGCGAAAACAGTTACAGCCAAACTCTTGGCAAAATCTTTAAGCGTTGGTTTTAGCCGTATTCAATTCACGCCAGATTTAATGCCTAGCGATATTTTAGGGACTTCGGTTTTTAATTTGAAAAAATCGGAATTCGAATTTAAAAAAGGTCCTATTTTTTCGAATATGATTCTTATTGACGAGATCAATAGAGCTCCTGCCAAAACACAAGCGGCTTTATTTGAAGTTATGGAAGAACAGCAAATTACTATTGATGGTAATAAATTTAAACTAGATGCCCCTTTTATTGTTCTTGCAACCCAAAATCCCGTAGAGCAAGAAGGAACATATAGATTACCAGAAGCACAACTAGACCGATTTTTGTTTAAAATTGATGTGAACTATCCTAATTTAGATGAGGAAATAGAAATACTTTCCAGAGAACACGAATTAAAAGATAAGTCTAAAACAGACGTTGTTACATCATTTCTTACTGGAGATCAAATTGTAAAATATCAGAATTTGGTAAGTCAGATTGTAGTAGAAAAACATTTACTAAAATACATTGCAGAACTTATTGTTGCTACACGTAGCAATCAATTTTTATATTTAGGAGCATCACCAAGGGCATCCATTGCGATATTAAAATCCAGTAAAGCATTTGCAGCTATGTCTGGACGTGACTTTGTAACTCCTGAGGATATAAAACGTGCTGCTATTCCGGTATTGCACCATAGAGTTATTGTAACACCAGAGCGCGAAATGGAAGGTGTTTCTAGTAAACAAATTATAAAGCAAATCATTGAAACTGTTGAGATACCTCGTTGA